CTTTTATCCGAACCATTGGCATTGAGCGAGCCACTGCCGTAGTGGGACTGATGAATTTGACCTACAATATGTTTCGTTACATACAATTGATTTCACTACACTCAGGACAAGCATAGAAGAAGTGTGCCCTGACGGTCACAAAAACTAAAAAGTTAGAAAAAATGATTGAAAAATAAAAATATAAACTCAAATAATATTTTTTATCAGTAGGAAGGTAGTTTATAGCTTCACTCAACATTGATTTTTCAAATGCAAATAAATATTTTCGTCAAAACTAATTTTTAGAGATGCCCACCTGTAAGATTATTATTGCCGTTAAAAACTAACGGCGCCTGACCGCCGTACCTGATGGGCCATTCACAAGAAGAAATATTGCTGTTTGTTAATGTGATACTCGCATCAGCGCTAAACAGAATGCCGTAACTTTTTGAGAATGTTATATCTGTTGAAATCAGATTGACAGTACCACGCTCAACGTGTATGCTTCCATGATTCGAAGTAGTGGCAGTTCCGGCATAACGGATAAGGCAATTATTAAATGTTGCTGTGCCGTAAGCATTCCAGGTGCCAAGGTATATAAAATTCCAATCCCCTTTCGCCGGACTTCCGCCAACTGTATCTTTTGAAGAAGTAAATAACGTGTGTCTTGCGTTCAGATTGCCATAGATGTATAATTCTTGTCCGCTGGTGAACCGCACTACTACAGCGGAATCGACAGTGAGTGTAATGCCGTTGTTCACAGTTACACTGCTAATTACGATGTAAGGGCTGCCTGCTAAATTCCAAGTTGTATTAGAGTTAATTGTACCCGAGACATTTGTTTGAGAATTCCCGACTTGAAATAAAAGACTTAATAATAAAACAGTATAGATAATTTTCATAAAAAATTCCTTTGTTTTAATTAATGGATTTTAAATTGTATAATAATAAAAAATGGTAAAATTGATGTGTTAAAGATAGCAATTTTTAGGATATATACAACCCTAAAATGTGGCTTGCATCATAAGAGTCAAGAACTAAAGAATTAGGCTTTTGGTTTATGAAAATTTTGTGAGGGAGTGCAAATATCCTCCTTAATATATTATTGTCCGGCAAGCTAAACAGTTCTGCTCAAAAGAAATCTAAAAATTTTTACCTGAATTCTAACAAAATGTATTAAGGCGTTGCAATACAAAAGTCAGGAAGTGAATGAAAAAAAGCCACCTTCCCACTAAAAATAATAAAACGCTGCTACTAATATTCTCAAATTCGAAACGACGTGTGCTTGCTCGATAATAGCTTTTTTGTCGTGAACAATTTTTCCGTAAGCGGCAGTTGTATATTCTAATTCAGTAGCAATTTTTGTTTTGCCTGAAGTCCATTGAACGCGCGGTGAAATTCTGATAACGTTATCAATATTTTCGCCTCTGCCGTAAATTTTATTTGTTATATTTTCAGTTGCTCCAAGGTTTTTAGTCATTCCGGCAAATAAACCGAATTCAATTTCTTTTCCGTAAGTTAAGTCGCCCCACATCGAATAACTTGAAAGGTTGGCATATTCTTGTAAATCAGTAACGGTATCAATTCGTACAGCAGCATATCCACCTAACATCATCAAATCGGCTAAATTTTCTCCATATACTGCATTCGTTTTAAGAGTAAAACCCGAATGACTCATTTTAGCAAACACATTAATTGCCCTATTGCTTATAGTTTCGTTTGTTTTAAAATTTTTTGAAGTCGCGAGGCGCGGAGTTAGTTTTTTATAATCTACACCAATACCGGCAACATTATCATTCAATTTGTAATAAGTTTGCAGATTCAGATTTGGCGAACCTGAATTCCTCAAGAAGGAAGAACATTGCCCAGCAGCACCATCCGATGATGATTTAGGACCGAAGCTTTGAAAATCGCGTTGAGCAAGAGCGGCACCTTGGATGCTAAAGGGTCCAAATTTTACCGTGAGGCGGAGTTGAGGATTTCGTGAAAACGGTTGAAAAGGCACACCCGTATTAAACGAAACTACGCCCGGAAAAACTTCGGTAACAAACATCGGATGCCAGGTTTGTCCGATGAGCAGCGAGAGTTTTTCCCAATCTAAATTCACATACGCATGACGAAGCCGGAATCCGTTAGCATCACCATCGGATGTTCCGAAAAATTCTCCTTCAATTAAGCCGGATGTTTTAGCATCGAAAGCATCTGGGGCTGTAATTTTTCCGAGAAGCCGCGTTTGGATGGATAGAATGTTAAAATTCGATTTTGCATTAATATCGGCGCCAGTTTTATCTAACAATTCATCCGCAGGATAGAGTGCAAAATGCCCCTCGCGCAAACTCGTAGTCTGGCGTGTGTCATAAAAAATATCGGTTTTAACAAACCCGGAAAAATTAATACCAAATTTCGGTTCGGCATTTTGTTGAGAAAACAAAACCGCCGGAAAAAGCAGCAAACAAATAAACATCCTTTTCATTTATTCGGCTCCTACGCCAAGATAAGTTCTTAATTTTTCGTCTTCGAATTTTTGTAAAGCTTCGGGTTCCTTCGTAAAGAGCGAAACTATTATTCCGATTAAGAAAGCGGCAGGCATCGAGAATAGAGCCGGATTTTTTAACGGAAATATTGCCGCCTCGTTTTTCAAAATGTCGACCCACACAGTAGGACTCAAGAAAATCAATATGAAAGCCATGCTCGCACCTGTAACGATGCTGGCTACAGCTCCTTTTGTGTTGAACGGTTTCCACATAATCGAGAGAATGAGGGAAGGAAAGTTTGCGCTCGCCGCAATTGAAAATGCCAACCCGACAGTAAAGGCAACGTTCTGACCTTTAAAAATCAACCCAACTAATATTGCAGTCAAACCTAATACAACGGTAGCGATGCGGGCAACTTTTACTTCACCTGCTGAATCAGTTTTTCCTTTTTTAATTACATTTACATAAAGATCATGCGAGAGTGTTGAAGCCCCCGATAGTGTAAGTCCGGCAACAACAGCCAGTATTGTGGCAAAAGCCACAGCCGAAATAAATCCGTAGAATATTTCACCCCCCACTGCTTCTGAAAGCAGAAGAGCTGCCATGTTTCCACCTTTATCAAAATAGCTAACAACATCTTGTCCGACTAAAACCATAGCTCCGAAACCAATTATAAAAGTTAGAATATAAAAGTAACCAATCAAACCGGTAGCCACGAAGACAGATTTCCGCGCCTGTTTGGCATCGGGAACAGTAAAGAAACGCATCAAGATATGAGGTAAGCCGGCTGTTCCTAATATTAAAGCTAATCCCAACGAAATGGCATCCCATGGATTTGTAATAAAACCACCCGGCGAGAGAACTGCGTCGCCATATTTTACAGTAGCTTGTTTAAACAATTCAATCGGATTAAATCCAAATTTTGCTAATGTCAGGACTACTAAAAATGTTGCACCCGCAATTAATAGAATTGCTTTGATAATCTGAACCCAGGTTGTAGCCAACATCCCACCGAATAAAACATAAGCTATCATTATAAAACCAACTATAATAACTGCAAATTCGTATGGAAGTCCGAATAAAATTTGCACCAACGCACCGGCACCAACCATTTGAGCGATGAGATAAAAAACTATAGTTGTTAGTGAACCGATTGAAGCAGCTATTCGTACAGGTCTTTGTTTTAATCTGAAAGCAACTACATCAACGAATGTGAATTTTCCTAAATTTCGAAGCGGTTCAGCTACCAAAAACATTACGAGTGGCCAACCGACTAAAAACCCGATTGAATAAATTAGCCCGTCGTAACCTTTTAGAGCAACCATTCCAGCAATACCAAGGAATGAGGCGGCGCTCATATAATCGCCTGCTAAAGCTAAACCATTTTTAAAACCCGAAATACTTCTATCGGCTGCATAAAATTCAGATGTAGTTTTAGTTTTTTTTGCTGCCCAATAAGTTATATATAATGTTATCGCAATGAATATAAAAAATATTATTATCGAGGTAAGATGAGGTTGTCCCAATAAACTTTGAAAATTTTCCAATTCTATTTCTCCTGTATTAATTTTATTTTGTAAGTTGATTTTTTATATCGCGGACACTTTTATCATATTTATTATTTGCCCAAAATATATATAGTCCGGTAAGTACCCAGGCAAACACAATCAAACCTATTCCCAAAGGTAAACCTAACGTTATATGTTCACCTATTTGAGTGCTGATAAAAGGTTTATTAAAGGCAATTAACAGAATAAATCCAAAATAAGCACTTAACATCAGAACTGTAAATAAAATTGAAACGCTTCTTCTCTTTTTAACTAATTGATGGAATTCTTTAGAATGAAGAATTTTTGAAACATCTTTTTGAGTGATACTCATATTTTCCTTTTAATTTAATAATGGATGAAAATTAGATGAAGAACAATTTGAGGTTGATTTGCAGATGACGAGCAATTTTTGATGGTTTAATTTAATGCTTTTTTATGAATGTTTCAAGCTGTGAATTCTTTTATATTTTCCACTTAAGCATCTGATCTAACATCTTATAATCGGTTAGATCGTAATGGATAGGAGTAATTGATACAAATTTATTTTCGACAGCATAAAGATCGGTATCAGATTGTTTTTCCTTATCAACTAATCTGCCCGTAAGCCAGAAATATTCCTTATTGGTCGGGTCGCGGCGGCCTTCAAACCAATCGTGCCACTTGGCGTTGCTCTGGCGTGTAACTCTGATTCCTCTGATTTCCTTTTCCGGGATTGGTGGAACATTTACATTTAAAAGTGTCCCTGATGGAAGTCCTTTTTTTAAAACCATACCGGCAACCTTACGTGCAACCTTCGCCGCATACTTAAAATCCGGCTTGCCATAAGTTGCCAACGATACTGCTATCGAAGGAATACCGAGTATCGTTCCTTCGGTTGCCGCTGATACTGTTCCTGAATAAATAATACTGATTGCTGTGTTTGCACCATGGTTAATTCCCGAAACAAGCAAGTCGGGTTTTTCTTTCAGTAACGCGCTTACGGCAAGTTTAACAGCATCAGCCGGGGTGCCGTCGATGGCGTAGCCAAAATATTTTCCGTTTTTATAAAACTTTTGTGCCCTTAGCGGATAGTTCATGGTTATCGCATGTCCGACAGCGCTTTGTTGTTTATCGGGCGCAGCTACTATAATATTTCCGATTTTTTTTAACTCATTTACTAAAGCATAAATACCGGGTGCATCAATGCCGTCGTCGTTGGATACTAAAATTTTTGCTTTGTTTTTGGGCATATTATTAAGGTTTAAACGAGATTTACTTTCTTCGCGATTTCAACAATTATATCCAATTTTTGTTTAATTTCATCGGTTATATCTTTTGGATCAGCAAACTTTGCAAGTTCATAATAATTGGATTTATTCATAATATTTGGTAATTGAAGTTTTTTAAAATATAACTTAAATAATGGATCTAAGAATTGTTCTGAAGCTTTTATTTCGCTCGACCATGGATTATAAGAATACAAGGTTTGAACAGCTACAGAAATTTCGGCTATGGATTCTTCCATCACCTGAATTCGCCGTTCTGCTTCCGCATTACCAAATAAGTCATCTCGATCTACACCGTATCTTGCATAAGATAATAGAATTTTTTCATTACATAAGTAATTTTCGATTTCATTTTTCATCCACATTGTTTCAAATAGGGGCGTACCTGTCTGTAATTTTTTATCGAGTCTATCAAAGATTGCTACTCCTACTAAATTTTGCTTTGCTTCTCTCAAACCATTGAAATGATCTCTAGCTCTTTGAGGCAAATTTGTTGCTACATAGTGGACAAACACATCGTCTAAATATTTTACTGATTCATGTTTTAGTATTGATGCTAATTCTTTTAGGATAGCCAAGTCAGATGGCCCCTCGACATAAAGAATCCATCCTTTTAACTCAGCTTGATAATATTGATCAAAACCGATATCTGTCAAAGCTTTTAATAGTTGACTACCGCGATCAATAATGAGATGGGGCTTCCCAATAAATGCGATTACAGTATCGCGCCCAGCCGCTTCATTCAAAACTACTTCAGAATGACTTGCAGCAATTATTTGCGAGTTATGCCTATCTGCCACAGATGTTAATAGCTGATATATCTGTCGTTGACGTAATATTTCTAAGTGGGCATCCGGCTCATCTAGAAGCAAAACTGTTCCTTTATTAGCAAATAAATGAGCTAATAATAGTAAAGTCTGTTGTAATCCTCGTCCAGAACTTGACAGATCTAGCTGTACTCCTGAAGATTCCTTATAAGCCATTGTTATCTCACCACGCTCTTTTATATATTGAGGTTCTAATAGTATAACTCCAAACAAATTCAAAATGTGAGCTTTTAGTTCGCTCCACCCGTTTTCGGTTTTTTGTTTTTCGAAAATCTGGAAACATAAATTACGCAATACCTGCGCGGTCTGCCCTTCGCCTAATAGGACATTAATTCTCCCTTGCTCCCATTTGGGTTCACTAGCTGCCAAACCTGACATGGGAGGAAGAAAAGCTATCTGTATATCGGGAGCGGATTGAGGAATTGTCATTCTGCTTGGTTGTTTTTTATCATCTAACCTTAATGCCCTACAATAAAAAGACTCTGGATTTGCGTAGTCAAACTCTAAACCGCATTCCCATGATTTACTATTTGTTATTCCCGATACAATAATATCAATTCTTACATTTTTAGTTTGTTGCTTACCGTCAATCATTTCCGCATCTCTAACGTGTAAATCTCTCCATAGTAGATTCGCTGCCGGAACTGGTATAGATATTAAATCATTTCGATTAATTGTTACACCCGGCCTTCTTTCTGGAGATGATTTGCCTACTCGCAATTCATTCCATTTTCTAACACCGATATACCATAACGCAAGAGCCTGTAAAGCAGTTGATTTCCCGGAATTATTAGGACCAATTAACACAACATTTTTTCCTAATTCTATATCCACATCATCAAATCTTTTAAAATTTTTTACCCTTAGTCTTGTCAACATTATCCACCTCTTTCGCTAAAAACTTTCTTCTTTGTTCGGGAAATTTCCACCTTTAATATCTTTTATATAATTTCTAAAAGACAATTTAATGGTTTTTGCTAACTCAGCATACTTGCGTACGAAGCGAGGTTGAAAATCCTCGAACATTCCAAGCATATCGTACACAACGAGTATTTGTCCGTCGCAATGCGGACCAGCCCCGATACCAATAGTTGGAATTGAAACCGATTGTGTTACTCTCTTAGCAAGTAATGAAGGAATTTTTTCAAGTACAATTGAAAACACACCCGCATTTTCAAGTTCTTTTGCATCGCGAAGAATACTTTCAGCTTCTGCTTTCACGCGCCCACGAACATCATAACTTCCGAATCTGTGTATCGATTGAGGAGTTAACCCAAGATGCCCCATTACCGGAATCCCAATATCAACCAAGCGGCGAACGGTTTCAATCATCGGTTTACCCCCTTCAATCTTTACTGCTTCGGCGCCAGTCTCTTTTAACACTCTGCCGCAATTCCGAACTGCATCCTCGATACTGATTTGGTAGGAAAGGAAGGGCATATCGACTACGAGCAGCGAATGCTTTACACCTTTACGAACTGCTTTAGTGTGATAAATAATTTCATCTACAGTAACAGGAAGTGTGGTTTCCTGTCCCTGAAAAACATTTCCGAGCGAATCGCCTACAAGTATTACTTCGATACCCGAATCATCAAGCATGCTTGCAATTATATAATCGTAAGCTGTAAGTGCAGTAATTTTCTCGCCGCGGGCTTTCATCTCGACAATTACTTTGGTAGTAATACGTTTTATTTTTTCGGCAATCATAATTTTCAAATAAGAATTTGTTCTTTGTTATATTTTATTTCAGCAAACTTGATTTCCCATTCTTTTTCGAAACCCGCCTTAATTAATGAAGCCGCCTCGTCGAACGATACTTCCCTGTTTATTATCGTTTTCAGATCGGTCGTATGAGCATCTAATGTTTCCTTCATTTTAGAAAGTATTTGTAGATCTTTCTCGGCTAAAAAATCGATGAGCCATTTGTGTTCAGGCCCCAACAAAATTGAGCCATGTTGAAGAACGACTTCTTTTCCGTTCGTTTGTTTATAACGTCGCTGAGCGCTACCGACTAATTTTTTTCCTTTAAATTGAATTTCGGAGCGGGCAGAACTTGTAAAACAAGGAACCGAGCCGGCTTCACGATATAGGTTTTGAAAATTGGGTTGCGATTTTTCGAGTTCAACTTTTACCCCTAACATATTAATTCCAGTTACAAGCGCCCGGCTGATTTTTTCGTACACAGCCGCAACCGAATTATCCTCAACATCCATTACTACGCTGTAAGTCAATTCGTTCCAGTGAAGAATTGCACGACCGCCAGTCGGACGGCGAACCACATCTATCCCTTCGTCCTCACATTTCCTCAAATCAATATCATTAATGTTTTGATTATAACCGAGAGAAATTGCGGGTGGATTCCAACCGTAAACCCGAACACTCGGAACCCCCGTCCCTTCTATCAACTGCGACGCTAAAAATTCATCGAACTCCATATTGAACTTGCCACGCCGGAATTCAGTATTAATAAACCGCCACCTCATTTTCGTCTTCCAATAATACCGCGTTTACTTTTTTGTATAAATTCAATCAAGTTGTTCACCTCATCCGTTGTTTGTAATTCTGATTTAATTTTCTGAACAGCTTGCGAAACATTTAAACCTGTTGAATAAAGAATATGATATGCGTTTTCGATTTTTGCGATAGCTTCAGGAGAAAAGTTTTTTCGCTTCAATCCGATAATGTTAGTACCTTCAAACGACATCGGGTCGTTGCCAGCAAGAATGTAGGGCGGAATGTCTTTCGATGCACGCAGCCCGCCACCAACCATCGCATTTCTTCCGATGCGAACAAACTGATGAATCGCTGTTAATCCACCTATCGTAACGTTATCTTCAATTTCCACGTGCCCAGCCATATTTACTGCATTAGCAAGTATTACATTGTTTCCGATAATGCAATCGTGAGCAATGTGAATGTAAGCCATTAAGAAGCAATTGCTTCCTACTACAGTTCGCATGTGTGCTTTTGTTCCGCGATTCAGAGTTGCGTATTCACGGATTGTAGTGTTATCGCCGACTTCGAGTGTAGTTTCCTCGCTACCGAATTTTAAATCTTGCGGTGCAGTGCCAAGAACCGCTCCGTGCGAAATTTTACAGTATTTTCCGACTCTCGTTCCGTTTGCCAATAAAGCATTCGACCCAATCTGCGTTCCTTCACCGATTATTACATTTTTCTCGATTACGGTAAAAGGTCCGATTGACACACCATCGCCGATTACTGCTTCAGGATTGACTGATGCCAATTTATCAATTTGAACTGCCATTTTTTTAATTTACTTTATATTGTTCTTTGGGTTTATCATATTTTTTTTGAGAAGCATCTATTGCGGTATCGATTTTATCAACTATTGCAGCCGACATTTCAGCCTCGGCAACCAAAGTTCCGTCAACATAAGCTTCACCTGACATAAAAGCCATCTTGCTGCGTTTGCTAATTAATTTCATTTCTAACACTAATTGATCGCCGGGCAATACAGGTTTCCGGAACTTAACATTATTAATCGACATAAAATAGACGAGTTTATCGCCCGGATTTTCGACACCATTCAGCAGCAGGATACCACCAGTTTGAGCCATCGCTTCAACAATTAACACACCGGGCATCACAGGTTGACCTGGAAAGTGTCCTTCGAAAAACGGCTCATTCACTGTAACGTTCTTAATTCCAACTATTTTTTCGTCCAACTTAAAATCTACAATTTTATCAATCAACAAGAACGGATATCGGTGTGGGAGAATTTTTTTGATCGCGTTAATATCGAAGACAACACCTTCTTTTTTCTCGTGTTGAAATTTTTTTACAAGTTTCTTTTGCAGATACATTTTGCGCACAAGTTTTGCAAATTCAACGTTGCTGGCATGTCCGGGACGTGCAGCAAGAATTTGTGCTTTGAAAGGTGCTCCTATTAAAGCCAAATCGCCCATAACGTCTAAAAGTTTGTGCCGTGCCGGCTCGTTCTTGTAACGCAACATTTTATTATTCAACGCACCGGTTTTTCCTAAAAATATTGACCTTTCGATTCCAAGTTTTTGTGCAACCCGTTTTACTTCATCATTCGGCATTTCGTTATCTACAATTACTATAGCGTTATCGAGATTTCCCCCTTTTATCAGCCCGTGCGAATGAAGTGCCTCTACTTCGTGCAAAAAACAAAATGTTCGTGCCGACGAAAATTCTTCGATGAATTCTTTTTCGAGATTAAACAAACCTGTGTGCTGACTTCCTAATGCTGGATTTTGATAATCAATCATTACTGTAACGCGATAATCATCGGTTGGCAGTGCAACAATATCGACCCCATTTTTTTCATCACGGTAATGTATCGTTTGATCGATTATAAGATAATCTTTCATTGCGTTTTGTGTATGGAGTCCGGCTTCCAATAGCGCATCTACAAAAGGTCGTGAACTTCCATCGCAGATCGGTGGTTCGATGTTATTTATTTCTATGATGATGTTATCTATTTGAAGTCCAACTATTGCCGCAAGTATATGTTCAATTGTGTGAACTTTAGCATCGCCAAGCGAGAGTGTTGTTCCGCGTGAAACATCAACTACTAAATCGACTAACGCTGGAATTTCGGGATTGCCTCCTAAATCTACACGCTTGAATTTGATGCCGTAGTTTTCGGGGGCGGGTCTGAAAGTAAGTGTGGTTTCAACTCCGGTGTGTAAACCGGAACCTGTGAGTGATATACTTTTATTTATCGTCCGTTGATGAGCTATCATTTATTTTCCTTTTCTATTAAAAGTCGTTGACTTTTTAATTCTGCAATTTCTTTTTTTAAGTTTTCAAATTCTTTTAGTAGTTCAGGTAATTGTCGCTGCGAGACAATGATTTTTCGCATTTCCCCAATTTCCATAGCGGGAGTACCGAAATAAGTTTTCCCGCCTTCGGTTAAACTTTTCGATATTCCCGATTGTGCAGCAATTATACTTTTGTCAGCAATTTTAATATGCCCGACAA
This Bacteroidota bacterium DNA region includes the following protein-coding sequences:
- a CDS encoding sodium/solute symporter (Members of the Solute:Sodium Symporter (SSS), TC 2.A.21 as described in tcdb.org, catalyze solute:Na+ symport. Known solutes for members of the family include sugars, amino acids, nucleosides, inositols, vitamins, urea or anions, depending on the system.), which codes for MENFQSLLGQPHLTSIIIFFIFIAITLYITYWAAKKTKTTSEFYAADRSISGFKNGLALAGDYMSAASFLGIAGMVALKGYDGLIYSIGFLVGWPLVMFLVAEPLRNLGKFTFVDVVAFRLKQRPVRIAASIGSLTTIVFYLIAQMVGAGALVQILFGLPYEFAVIIVGFIMIAYVLFGGMLATTWVQIIKAILLIAGATFLVVLTLAKFGFNPIELFKQATVKYGDAVLSPGGFITNPWDAISLGLALILGTAGLPHILMRFFTVPDAKQARKSVFVATGLIGYFYILTFIIGFGAMVLVGQDVVSYFDKGGNMAALLLSEAVGGEIFYGFISAVAFATILAVVAGLTLSGASTLSHDLYVNVIKKGKTDSAGEVKVARIATVVLGLTAILVGLIFKGQNVAFTVGLAFSIAASANFPSLILSIMWKPFNTKGAVASIVTGASMAFILIFLSPTVWVDILKNEAAIFPLKNPALFSMPAAFLIGIIVSLFTKEPEALQKFEDEKLRTYLGVGAE
- a CDS encoding DUF485 domain-containing protein — protein: MSITQKDVSKILHSKEFHQLVKKRRSVSILFTVLMLSAYFGFILLIAFNKPFISTQIGEHITLGLPLGIGLIVFAWVLTGLYIFWANNKYDKSVRDIKNQLTK
- the surE gene encoding 5'/3'-nucleotidase SurE: MPKNKAKILVSNDDGIDAPGIYALVNELKKIGNIIVAAPDKQQSAVGHAITMNYPLRAQKFYKNGKYFGYAIDGTPADAVKLAVSALLKEKPDLLVSGINHGANTAISIIYSGTVSAATEGTILGIPSIAVSLATYGKPDFKYAAKVARKVAGMVLKKGLPSGTLLNVNVPPIPEKEIRGIRVTRQSNAKWHDWFEGRRDPTNKEYFWLTGRLVDKEKQSDTDLYAVENKFVSITPIHYDLTDYKMLDQMLKWKI
- a CDS encoding AAA family ATPase, which gives rise to MLTRLRVKNFKRFDDVDIELGKNVVLIGPNNSGKSTALQALALWYIGVRKWNELRVGKSSPERRPGVTINRNDLISIPVPAANLLWRDLHVRDAEMIDGKQQTKNVRIDIIVSGITNSKSWECGLEFDYANPESFYCRALRLDDKKQPSRMTIPQSAPDIQIAFLPPMSGLAASEPKWEQGRINVLLGEGQTAQVLRNLCFQIFEKQKTENGWSELKAHILNLFGVILLEPQYIKERGEITMAYKESSGVQLDLSSSGRGLQQTLLLLAHLFANKGTVLLLDEPDAHLEILRQRQIYQLLTSVADRHNSQIIAASHSEVVLNEAAGRDTVIAFIGKPHLIIDRGSQLLKALTDIGFDQYYQAELKGWILYVEGPSDLAILKELASILKHESVKYLDDVFVHYVATNLPQRARDHFNGLREAKQNLVGVAIFDRLDKKLQTGTPLFETMWMKNEIENYLCNEKILLSYARYGVDRDDLFGNAEAERRIQVMEESIAEISVAVQTLYSYNPWSSEIKASEQFLDPLFKLYFKKLQLPNIMNKSNYYELAKFADPKDITDEIKQKLDIIVEIAKKVNLV
- the panB gene encoding 3-methyl-2-oxobutanoate hydroxymethyltransferase, whose translation is MIAEKIKRITTKVIVEMKARGEKITALTAYDYIIASMLDDSGIEVILVGDSLGNVFQGQETTLPVTVDEIIYHTKAVRKGVKHSLLVVDMPFLSYQISIEDAVRNCGRVLKETGAEAVKIEGGKPMIETVRRLVDIGIPVMGHLGLTPQSIHRFGSYDVRGRVKAEAESILRDAKELENAGVFSIVLEKIPSLLAKRVTQSVSIPTIGIGAGPHCDGQILVVYDMLGMFEDFQPRFVRKYAELAKTIKLSFRNYIKDIKGGNFPNKEESF
- a CDS encoding lipoate--protein ligase family protein produces the protein MRWRFINTEFRRGKFNMEFDEFLASQLIEGTGVPSVRVYGWNPPAISLGYNQNINDIDLRKCEDEGIDVVRRPTGGRAILHWNELTYSVVMDVEDNSVAAVYEKISRALVTGINMLGVKVELEKSQPNFQNLYREAGSVPCFTSSARSEIQFKGKKLVGSAQRRYKQTNGKEVVLQHGSILLGPEHKWLIDFLAEKDLQILSKMKETLDAHTTDLKTIINREVSFDEAASLIKAGFEKEWEIKFAEIKYNKEQILI
- the lpxA gene encoding acyl-ACP--UDP-N-acetylglucosamine O-acyltransferase; translated protein: MAVQIDKLASVNPEAVIGDGVSIGPFTVIEKNVIIGEGTQIGSNALLANGTRVGKYCKISHGAVLGTAPQDLKFGSEETTLEVGDNTTIREYATLNRGTKAHMRTVVGSNCFLMAYIHIAHDCIIGNNVILANAVNMAGHVEIEDNVTIGGLTAIHQFVRIGRNAMVGGGLRASKDIPPYILAGNDPMSFEGTNIIGLKRKNFSPEAIAKIENAYHILYSTGLNVSQAVQKIKSELQTTDEVNNLIEFIQKSKRGIIGRRK
- a CDS encoding bifunctional UDP-3-O-[3-hydroxymyristoyl] N-acetylglucosamine deacetylase/3-hydroxyacyl-ACP dehydratase, whose amino-acid sequence is MIAHQRTINKSISLTGSGLHTGVETTLTFRPAPENYGIKFKRVDLGGNPEIPALVDLVVDVSRGTTLSLGDAKVHTIEHILAAIVGLQIDNIIIEINNIEPPICDGSSRPFVDALLEAGLHTQNAMKDYLIIDQTIHYRDEKNGVDIVALPTDDYRVTVMIDYQNPALGSQHTGLFNLEKEFIEEFSSARTFCFLHEVEALHSHGLIKGGNLDNAIVIVDNEMPNDEVKRVAQKLGIERSIFLGKTGALNNKMLRYKNEPARHKLLDVMGDLALIGAPFKAQILAARPGHASNVEFAKLVRKMYLQKKLVKKFQHEKKEGVVFDINAIKKILPHRYPFLLIDKIVDFKLDEKIVGIKNVTVNEPFFEGHFPGQPVMPGVLIVEAMAQTGGILLLNGVENPGDKLVYFMSINNVKFRKPVLPGDQLVLEMKLISKRSKMAFMSGEAYVDGTLVAEAEMSAAIVDKIDTAIDASQKKYDKPKEQYKVN